From a single Leptospira levettii genomic region:
- a CDS encoding KpsF/GutQ family sugar-phosphate isomerase, translated as MTNKDTLTIVKQALDDEISSLVHFREQLDPSVKDCIDLILKSKGKVIVTGVGKSGDIAKKISHTLSSTGTSAYFLHPTDASHGDSGIVGPDDVVLAIGKSGESEELNYILPTLRKIGAKIVGITANAKSKLAELSDVVIITPVLKEACPLDLAPTSSTTIALVLGDAIAVALMELKEFKADDFALYHPAGRLGKRLSLYLTDVMRKGERNASISINANLETILKEITEKGIGATGVVDSNSKLVGLITDYDIRKYLTKHTLSPDVTAKEMMNPNPNSFRPDEKAYDVLIKMEGRERPISVAPVVDENGVFVGMISLHDLLQKGL; from the coding sequence ATGACAAATAAAGATACTTTGACTATCGTAAAACAAGCGCTTGACGATGAAATTTCATCTCTCGTTCACTTCCGTGAACAATTAGACCCTTCAGTAAAAGACTGTATCGATTTGATTCTAAAATCAAAAGGCAAAGTAATTGTTACGGGTGTTGGTAAGTCTGGTGATATTGCCAAAAAAATATCACATACTCTTTCTTCCACAGGAACTTCAGCATATTTTTTACATCCAACAGATGCATCACATGGAGATTCTGGAATTGTTGGCCCCGACGATGTGGTACTTGCCATTGGAAAAAGTGGTGAATCAGAAGAACTAAACTATATCCTTCCTACCCTTCGCAAAATCGGCGCAAAAATTGTAGGCATCACTGCTAACGCCAAATCTAAATTAGCAGAATTATCGGATGTTGTCATTATCACCCCAGTTTTAAAAGAAGCATGTCCATTAGATCTTGCTCCCACTTCTAGCACAACCATTGCCCTTGTACTAGGAGATGCAATTGCAGTTGCTCTAATGGAATTAAAGGAATTTAAAGCGGATGATTTTGCATTGTACCATCCTGCTGGTAGGTTAGGAAAACGATTATCATTATACTTAACTGATGTAATGCGAAAGGGAGAAAGAAACGCTTCTATTTCCATCAATGCAAACCTAGAAACTATTTTAAAAGAAATTACAGAAAAAGGAATTGGTGCGACTGGAGTTGTGGATTCAAATTCAAAACTTGTAGGACTGATTACCGATTATGACATTCGCAAATATCTCACAAAACATACCTTATCTCCTGATGTAACCGCAAAAGAAATGATGAACCCAAATCCAAATAGTTTTCGACCAGATGAAAAGGCATATGATGTTCTGATCAAAATGGAAGGACGCGAAAGGCCAATTTCTGTTGCTCCAGTTGTGGATGAAAATGGAGTTTTTGTTGGGATGATTTCTCTCCACGATCTATTACAAAAAGGATTATAA
- a CDS encoding LIC_10042 family TonB-like protein, whose product MAYTDNENGDCILSNKVFHELGMHLLFDGPKYKAITLSIGVHVFILLSYLAMEYRSDIDSSHIKLKEGGNFSSFQLHFSTGLGESKESISPNQSQNDGTKTVEDEISEFQNCLSYPSLALEQKLEDHCVYRLSVKEDGSLEKIAVVTACRYAVFDQQVRRQLSDWKFQYTKGKEFVLPIRFRLDVRD is encoded by the coding sequence ATGGCATATACGGACAATGAAAATGGAGATTGCATTCTCTCCAATAAAGTTTTTCATGAACTTGGAATGCATTTACTCTTTGATGGACCCAAATATAAGGCTATCACCCTTAGCATTGGGGTACATGTGTTCATTCTTTTGTCTTATTTGGCAATGGAATACCGAAGTGACATAGATTCTTCTCACATCAAACTCAAGGAAGGCGGAAATTTTTCCTCTTTCCAACTTCATTTTTCAACTGGATTGGGAGAAAGTAAGGAATCAATTTCGCCAAACCAATCTCAAAATGATGGAACCAAAACCGTAGAAGACGAAATCTCTGAATTCCAAAATTGTCTCAGTTACCCCAGTTTGGCATTGGAACAAAAACTAGAAGATCATTGTGTGTACCGTCTTTCCGTGAAAGAAGACGGTAGTTTGGAAAAAATTGCAGTGGTCACAGCATGTAGGTATGCGGTTTTTGATCAACAGGTGCGTCGCCAACTTTCCGATTGGAAGTTCCAATACACCAAAGGCAAAGAATTTGTTTTACCCATTAGGTTCCGTTTAGATGTCAGAGACTAA
- a CDS encoding UpxY family transcription antiterminator gives MSETNPQSEESAWYIVYTKPRAEKKLSELLNKYKIENYLPIRKERKKWTDRFKWIQVPILPSYIFVRIVFWRDKNKVLQLPGSVQFVFHKGQPAIVEQNDLDVLEQGLKDYAESLKMNRELLFQKGKMVKVIDGSFAGKTMEILKVKNKTLVVLRIPGVETVFSYEINMDHLAWEELLV, from the coding sequence ATGTCAGAGACTAATCCACAATCTGAAGAAAGTGCTTGGTATATAGTTTATACCAAACCACGTGCAGAAAAAAAACTCAGTGAACTTCTGAACAAATACAAAATCGAAAACTACTTACCAATACGGAAAGAACGGAAAAAATGGACAGATCGATTCAAATGGATCCAAGTTCCAATATTGCCTTCCTATATTTTTGTAAGGATTGTCTTTTGGAGAGATAAAAATAAGGTCTTACAATTACCAGGATCAGTCCAGTTTGTATTTCATAAAGGGCAACCAGCTATTGTGGAACAAAATGATTTAGATGTTTTGGAACAAGGCCTTAAGGATTATGCGGAATCTTTGAAAATGAACAGAGAACTATTATTTCAAAAAGGCAAAATGGTGAAAGTGATCGATGGTTCTTTTGCTGGTAAAACCATGGAAATTCTAAAAGTAAAAAACAAAACTCTTGTTGTTTTGAGAATTCCTGGTGTAGAAACCGTTTTCTCTTATGAGATCAATATGGATCACTTAGCTTGGGAGGAATTACTTGTATGA